One window of the Hippoglossus hippoglossus isolate fHipHip1 chromosome 9, fHipHip1.pri, whole genome shotgun sequence genome contains the following:
- the LOC117767216 gene encoding kinesin-like protein KIF27, translating into MSEVCVKVALRVRPLLPLEVLQNHKVCVRIVPDSTQVMVGSDRLFSFDHAFGPTATQDEVYNSCVQPLVETLLRGDNATVFCFGQTGSGKTYTFGGGNLGEEGGIIDRVAENVFSLLGEKKDGDGVETTVRVTYLELYMEELQDLLESHKTDKELFISKNDKGNTVVVGAKEIVVTSAEELLSVVEVGNVLRHINTTGMNEHSSRSHTILTLQVVKGFPNNNPSFKSSCSSKLCLVDLAGSERARKGNKGSQHKESAHINRGLLALGNVIRVLADRARNNCNSTHIPYRDSKITRLLQDSLGGTAHTVMVACVSPSHHSVDETVGVLQRAAKARRIRNCPTATSTHTEAD; encoded by the exons ATGAGCGAGGTGTGTGTCAAGGTGGCGCTGCGTGTCCGGCCGCTGCTTCCCCTAGAAGTCCTCCAGAACCACAAGGTATGTGTGCGGATAGTACCGGACTCCACTCAGGTTATGGTCGGCTCCGACCGACTCTTCTCCTTCGACCACGCGTTCGGGCCCACGGCCACCCAGGATGAGGTGTACAACTCCTGCGTCCAGCCGCTGGTCGAGACCCTGCTCCGGGGCGACAACGCCACTGTGTTCTGCTTTGGACAAACCGGCTCAGGGAAGACGTACACGTTCGGAGGAGGGAACCTGG GTGAGGAAGGAGGAATCATTGACCGTGTGGCCGAGAATGTGTTCTCGTTGTTGGGGGAGAAGAAGGACGGTGATGGAGTTGAGACAACAGTGCGTGTCACATATTTGGAGCTGTACATGGAGGAGCTGCAAGACCTGCTGGAGTCTCATAAAACTGACAAAGAGCTTTTTATCAGTAAGAACGACAAGGGAAACACAG TGGTGGTGGGAGCCAAAGAAATAGTCGTCACCTCAGCAGAGGAGCTACTCTCCGTTGTAGAGGTGGGTAATGTTCTGCGCCACATCAACACCACAGGGATGAATGAGCACTCCAGTCGCTCTCACACCATCCTCACCCTTCAGGTCGTCAAAGGTTTCCCCAACAACAATCCCTCCTTCAagtcttcctgctcctccaaacTCTGTCTGGTCGACCTGGCCGGCTCGGAGCGTGCTCGAAAAGGGAACAAGGGCTCACAGCACAAAGAGTCTGCTCATATCAACAGGGGCCTGCTCGCACTGGGAAACGTTATCCGTGTCCTGGCTGACCGTGCTCGTAACAACTGCAACAGCACACACATACCATACCGTGATTCCAAGATCACCCGTCTCCTCCAGGATTCACTGGGAGGCACTGCCCATACAGTGATGGTGGCATGTGTGAGCCCCTCTCACCACAGTGTAGATGAGACTGTGGGTGTTTTGCAGCGTGCAGCTAAGGCTCGTCGCATCCGCAACTGTCCGACAGCCACATCTACTCACACTGAGGCAGACTAA
- the c9h9orf64 gene encoding queuosine salvage protein isoform X2: MEMPLLPRESGRFVAERSQDVFVEEEGVQKAAEMLYSLRHSDALTASGWTMGNPLAPAPSSDQALNWVFVVDTMNFSFWPDEETQQCEVTHKGTTYTGYMTLCAAILRAMDEGIHITDPKYFSQMSVEELGHILRSDNETPMPMLQARHKVLTEGGLVLLEHGGSFRSFISQAGNDARKMVELIVQKIPSYKDEATYECKRISLYKRAQILVADFWGVMEARGEGDIINMDWLTMFADYRVPQALVYLGVLRYSDTLMQMLKKGELLCSGDRREVEIRGCSIWSVELIKDQLCKLVQERDGQTCSINSAIIDFYLWPYAKQHHKEMAHIPIHRTRCIYY; this comes from the exons ATGGAGAtgcctcttcttcctcgtgAGTCCGGCCGGTTCGTGGCAGAGCGGAGTCAGGACGTGttcgtggaggaggagggggtgcagAAGGCGGCAGAGATGCTCTACTCTCTCCGACACAGTGACGCTCTGACTGCCAGTGGCTGGACAATGGGGAATCCACTGGCCCCGGCACCGTCTTCTGACCAG GCCTTAAACTGGGTGTTTGTTGTCGACACCATGAACTTCTCCTTCTGGCCAGATGAAGAAACTCAGCAGTGTGAGGTGACACATAAAGGGACCACGTACACAGGCTACATGACACTTTGTGCTGCCATTCTCAGAGCCATGGACGAAG GTATACACATCACCGATCCAAAGTACTTCTCCCAGATGAGCGTGGAGGAGCTCGGACACATCCTTCGATCTGACAATGAAACTCCCATGCCGATGCTGCAGGCCCGCCACAAG GTGCTGACTGAAGGCGGCCTCGTGTTGCTGGAACATGGCGGAAGTTTCCGCAGTTTTATCAGCCAAGCCGGGAATGACGCCCGCAAGATGGTTGAGCTTATTGTGCAGAAGATTCCTTCCTACAAGGACGAAGCTACATACGAG TGCAAGAGAATCTCACTGTACAAGCGAGCCCAGATCCTGGTGGCAGACTTCTGGGGTGTCATGGAGgccagaggagaaggagacatCATCAACATGGACTGGCTCACCATGTTTGCAGACTACAGGGTCCCGCAGGCTCTCGTCTACCTTGGAGTGCTACGTTACTCTGACACGCTGATGCAGATGCTGAAGAAAG GTGAGCTGCTGTGTTCAGGGGACAGGAGGGAGGTAGAGATCCGAGGTTGTTCGATTTGGTCCGTGGAGCTGATCAAAGATCAACTTTGCAAACTGGTGCAGGAGCGAGACGGACAGACATGTAGCATCAACTCCGCAATCATAGACTTCTACCTGTGGCCTTACGCCAAACAGCATCATAAAGAGATGGCCCAC ATTCCCATACACCGCACACGCTGTATTTACTACTGA
- the c9h9orf64 gene encoding queuosine salvage protein isoform X1: MEMPLLPRESGRFVAERSQDVFVEEEGVQKAAEMLYSLRHSDALTASGWTMGNPLAPAPSSDQALNWVFVVDTMNFSFWPDEETQQCEVTHKGTTYTGYMTLCAAILRAMDEGIHITDPKYFSQMSVEELGHILRSDNETPMPMLQARHKVLTEGGLVLLEHGGSFRSFISQAGNDARKMVELIVQKIPSYKDEATYECKRISLYKRAQILVADFWGVMEARGEGDIINMDWLTMFADYRVPQALVYLGVLRYSDTLMQMLKKGELLCSGDRREVEIRGCSIWSVELIKDQLCKLVQERDGQTCSINSAIIDFYLWPYAKQHHKEMAHIPIHRTRCIYY, translated from the exons ATGGAGAtgcctcttcttcctcgtgAGTCCGGCCGGTTCGTGGCAGAGCGGAGTCAGGACGTGttcgtggaggaggagggggtgcagAAGGCGGCAGAGATGCTCTACTCTCTCCGACACAGTGACGCTCTGACTGCCAGTGGCTGGACAATGGGGAATCCACTGGCCCCGGCACCGTCTTCTGACCAG GCCTTAAACTGGGTGTTTGTTGTCGACACCATGAACTTCTCCTTCTGGCCAGATGAAGAAACTCAGCAGTGTGAGGTGACACATAAAGGGACCACGTACACAGGCTACATGACACTTTGTGCTGCCATTCTCAGAGCCATGGACGAAG GTATACACATCACCGATCCAAAGTACTTCTCCCAGATGAGCGTGGAGGAGCTCGGACACATCCTTCGATCTGACAATGAAACTCCCATGCCGATGCTGCAGGCCCGCCACAAG GTGCTGACTGAAGGCGGCCTCGTGTTGCTGGAACATGGCGGAAGTTTCCGCAGTTTTATCAGCCAAGCCGGGAATGACGCCCGCAAGATGGTTGAGCTTATTGTGCAGAAGATTCCTTCCTACAAGGACGAAGCTACATACGAG TGCAAGAGAATCTCACTGTACAAGCGAGCCCAGATCCTGGTGGCAGACTTCTGGGGTGTCATGGAGgccagaggagaaggagacatCATCAACATGGACTGGCTCACCATGTTTGCAGACTACAGGGTCCCGCAGGCTCTCGTCTACCTTGGAGTGCTACGTTACTCTGACACGCTGATGCAGATGCTGAAGAAAG GTGAGCTGCTGTGTTCAGGGGACAGGAGGGAGGTAGAGATCCGAGGTTGTTCGATTTGGTCCGTGGAGCTGATCAAAGATCAACTTTGCAAACTGGTGCAGGAGCGAGACGGACAGACATGTAGCATCAACTCCGCAATCATAGACTTCTACCTGTGGCCTTACGCCAAACAGCATCATAAAGAGATGGCCCACATTCCCATACACCGCACACGCTGTATTTACTACTGA
- the c9h9orf64 gene encoding queuosine salvage protein isoform X3: MEMPLLPRESGRFVAERSQDVFVEEEGVQKAAEMLYSLRHSDALTASGWTMGNPLAPAPSSDQALNWVFVVDTMNFSFWPDEETQQCEVTHKGTTYTGYMTLCAAILRAMDEGIHITDPKYFSQMSVEELGHILRSDNETPMPMLQARHKVLTEGGLVLLEHGGSFRSFISQAGNDARKMVELIVQKIPSYKDEATYECKRISLYKRAQILVADFWGVMEARGEGDIINMDWLTMFADYRVPQALVYLGVLRYSDTLMQMLKKGELLCSGDRREVEIRGCSIWSVELIKDQLCKLVQERDGQTCSINSAIIDFYLWPYAKQHHKEMAHIPIHRTRCIYY; this comes from the exons ATGGAGAtgcctcttcttcctcgtgAGTCCGGCCGGTTCGTGGCAGAGCGGAGTCAGGACGTGttcgtggaggaggagggggtgcagAAGGCGGCAGAGATGCTCTACTCTCTCCGACACAGTGACGCTCTGACTGCCAGTGGCTGGACAATGGGGAATCCACTGGCCCCGGCACCGTCTTCTGACCAG GCCTTAAACTGGGTGTTTGTTGTCGACACCATGAACTTCTCCTTCTGGCCAGATGAAGAAACTCAGCAGTGTGAGGTGACACATAAAGGGACCACGTACACAGGCTACATGACACTTTGTGCTGCCATTCTCAGAGCCATGGACGAAG GTATACACATCACCGATCCAAAGTACTTCTCCCAGATGAGCGTGGAGGAGCTCGGACACATCCTTCGATCTGACAATGAAACTCCCATGCCGATGCTGCAGGCCCGCCACAAG GTGCTGACTGAAGGCGGCCTCGTGTTGCTGGAACATGGCGGAAGTTTCCGCAGTTTTATCAGCCAAGCCGGGAATGACGCCCGCAAGATGGTTGAGCTTATTGTGCAGAAGATTCCTTCCTACAAGGACGAAGCTACATACGAG TGCAAGAGAATCTCACTGTACAAGCGAGCCCAGATCCTGGTGGCAGACTTCTGGGGTGTCATGGAGgccagaggagaaggagacatCATCAACATGGACTGGCTCACCATGTTTGCAGACTACAGGGTCCCGCAGGCTCTCGTCTACCTTGGAGTGCTACGTTACTCTGACACGCTGATGCAGATGCTGAAGAAAG GTGAGCTGCTGTGTTCAGGGGACAGGAGGGAGGTAGAGATCCGAGGTTGTTCGATTTGGTCCGTGGAGCTGATCAAAGATCAACTTTGCAAACTGGTGCAGGAGCGAGACGGACAGACATGTAGCATCAACTCCGCAATCATAGACTTCTACCTGTGGCCTTACGCCAAACAGCATCATAAAGAG ATGGCCCACATTCCCATACACCGCACACGCTGTATTTACTACTGA